The DNA segment ACTAGAATTGTGTGCACTACTTATTGGTTAATTTGGTGGTAGGTAGCAGAGATGGAGAATGAATTGGTTGGTGTCATTCAAGGCTTAATAAAAATGGTGAAAGTTCACACTCATCCGCCAAAGGATATGGCAAAGGTGGGGTATGTCTTAGGCCTCAGAGTTTCTCCTCATAGTAGAAGAAAAGGCATTGGATCAAGTCTAGTGCAAAGGTTAGAAGAGTGGTTCACTTCCAATGATGTGGAATATGCATACATGGCCACAGAGAAAGAAAACCACGCCTCAATCAACCTCTTCATGGAGAAGTATTGCTACACCAAGTTTAGGACTCCAACTATACTCATAAACCCAGTGAATCATCATCTGTTTCAAATCTCATCCAACATAGAGATAGCTATGGTGAAGGTTGAAAAGGCTGAATCCCTCTATAGAAGGTTCATGGGATCCACTGAGTTCTTCCCTAGTGACATAGAGAATATACTAAGGAACAAGCTAAGCTTGGGAACTTGGGTGGCTTATTTCAAAGGGGATAGTGATTTTGGTTTAGATGGAGAAGTTCCCGATAGTTGGGCTATGCTTAGTGTTTGGAACTGTGGGGAAATCTTCAAGCTAAGGCTAGGGAAAGCACCTTTGTCTTGCATGTTATTCACAAAGAGTTGGAGCTTGATTGGTAGAATGTTCCCATGCATGAAATTGCCAACCTTGCCCAATTTCTTTAGTCCTTTTGGGTTCTACTTCATGTATGGTGTGTACCAAGAAGGGCCATTCTCTGGAAAGTTGGTTAGGGCATTGTGCCAGTTTGTGCACAACATGGC comes from the Phaseolus vulgaris cultivar G19833 chromosome 8, P. vulgaris v2.0, whole genome shotgun sequence genome and includes:
- the LOC137825052 gene encoding probable N-acetyltransferase HLS1, whose protein sequence is MALKKFIIRRYEGHSDRAQVEDLERRCKVGPSESVLDTMGDPMCRIRNSPMYIMLVAEMENELVGVIQGLIKMVKVHTHPPKDMAKVGYVLGLRVSPHSRRKGIGSSLVQRLEEWFTSNDVEYAYMATEKENHASINLFMEKYCYTKFRTPTILINPVNHHLFQISSNIEIAMVKVEKAESLYRRFMGSTEFFPSDIENILRNKLSLGTWVAYFKGDSDFGLDGEVPDSWAMLSVWNCGEIFKLRLGKAPLSCMLFTKSWSLIGRMFPCMKLPTLPNFFSPFGFYFMYGVYQEGPFSGKLVRALCQFVHNMASRSEQSKIIVTEIGGRDDLIHHIPHWKLLSCQDLWCIKALNNEGTNKFHELSNTQSSITLFVDPREV